One genomic segment of Nitrosopumilus sp. includes these proteins:
- a CDS encoding 50S ribosomal protein L39e, with protein sequence MAARKSSPRKIRLLKKTKQASPVPAWIILKTKRGVRTNPKRRAWRSTDVEVG encoded by the coding sequence ATGGCTGCTCGTAAGTCTTCTCCAAGAAAGATTCGTCTGCTTAAAAAAACAAAGCAGGCTTCACCAGTACCAGCTTGGATAATTCTCAAAACAAAGAGAGGTGTTAGAACCAATCCAAAGCGTAGAGCTTGGAGATCTACAGATGTGGAGGTTGGATAG